The Theobroma cacao cultivar B97-61/B2 chromosome 2, Criollo_cocoa_genome_V2, whole genome shotgun sequence genome includes the window CAGTTTCAATTCTGCATCTGTTGAACCTACTTCTTCCAATGACGAAAATCCCCTCTACATTCACACAGTGATTTGCACAACTCAGTTCTCGATTCTGATCTAGTTCATGCTGCTGATACACCCATTCATCATAGTGTTTCTTTTCATGACCATATTATCCTTACTCAATTGGATGATCATTACATCCCTTCTAATTCTCATTTTGACCAATCTGTTCATAGCTCACCCTCACCAAGACCTAGACATAGCACTAGGATATCAAAACCACCTAAATACCTAGACTTTTACCAATATAAACTGCCCTCTAAAGCAAACAATGTATCTGCACATCCTATAAAAAATCATCTCTTCTAAAATCTAAACTGTCCACTTCATAAAAGGCATTCACAAATGCTTTGAACCAGATTTTTGAACCTCAAACCTTTCACCAagttgtcaaatttgatcattgaaATAATGCCATGAAAGAAGAATTGCAAGCTTTGGAGGAGAATGGTACTTGGATAATTGTGCCCCTATCATCAAATTCACACAACTTAGATGGCAGTATTGAGAGATGCGAAGTTAGACTTGTAACTAAGGCTACCATCAAAGAGAAGGTTTTAATTGTCAATAAATCTTTAGGGTGATTTGTGATACAAAAATTATGACTCaattttttgttgttaatTAAAAGCAATTTGTCACTGGTTATGGAATTAAATGtgttttatcattatttataattaattaattttactttGTTATTAATTATACAATAGATAAATTACTTTACAATTTTCATATAATCAACTGATGGTGTGTcctaataaattattaaaaatttttgaattttaccactattacttttattgatttgagaAAAGAAGATTCAAAgtgtattattttttaacagaAAGATCATACACCAATAATTGAATCAAATGTTTCAGTGTAACTTATATCATTAcctaaatatattaattatatgagCAATCATTGGTTGCTATAAGGATATATGTTAAAATTCTTTGTACTTTTATGatctcaaaatttatttattaatttattttattataggATATAAttgtatataaaaaattattttaaacataaaatttatttactttgtgattttttatgagaatatatctttttttgcatacatatattttacggccttatattttaaatgataaataattgaaaattgagcttattaattatttattataattatgacTTCATACTAAATTATCCACATAGAATGAACTTGAGTAAACAactatatatatgaaaaagaaatactaattaaaacaaaaccGGAAATTATGTATGACAACAAATGTCAAGCGGGGTGCGTAAATGTTGTAGGATTTGATTATTTCAAGCGAGAAATGTTATGCCAGGTATTCAAAGAACAGTCGATGGGCTTCCTAACAGAGAAATCTACTCCCACAGTTTCAGTTCCAAATGAAATCGAAGAATTTGTAAATTTAATCCCCTAGCAGAATCTTCTCAACACTCTCTTGCTGGTAGTGAATTTCATTATACAGAGTTGCAAAGAACATATACATACAGTGTAAAGATGCAAGCTTAGTTTTCTACTAGAAAACTAGCTGAGACAAACactaaatttttcatttgcaaggaagaacaaaaaggaATGTACGAACAGGTGTTGATGGTCAATTACAATAGCAAGTTGAAGGAATAGTACTAGAAAAATGCTTGGTATCTCTATGAGCTCCTCTCCATGGACTCTGGTATTAGTATCTCTTTTGGAGAATCTGATTCGGGCTCTATTACACACTTATCTTGGGCAGAAAAGAAGACAGGCTTGGGAGGCATTTCCAGATGATTCTCAATGTTCCTTGTAACCTTCCCACGACTCTGGTCAGTCTGTGAAGATTTTTCCCTGACATCAATCTTCTTTCTCATAGAGAAGTATGTGTGGAGAATCAAAGCAACTATAACCGGTGGAAGGAGGATGAATCTGATGACTGCACCAATTATTCCTACAAAGCAAATATATATTGACATTTTTAGTTCAAGTAAATGAAgattctaaaacaaaaaactgaaatttcAACGAGGAAATGGAAATATACCAGCCAgattcactgcagcgaaaagagAGTATACCAATCGAACTACAGCTTCGTAATCTGCataaataaacaatatattaatACAAAAATTAGGCTCCACGCATATTAAACAAAGAACCAATTCTGAAGAATTTAAGGATAGAAGGATTCAAACGACAAACAGCAGAGTAAGTTTTCAATTGTTTGAGAGAAGATTTAAAAAGAAACAGGCCTACTAACCATATTCCTCTTCGCATTGGAAGATATTGGTCGTATTAAATTTATTGACACAGCTACGACCCTTTGCCCTGCAATCTCTGCACTCAACCGACCATCTCATATCAAACCCTGATTCTTGCATCTTCAAGGCTGTCTCATAAGAAAGGTTCTGCACCATATTTTCATAGAATGCTGGGACAGTTGAAATGACCTTGCAGGGCTTTGGAACATCATACGAGTATAAAAAGGCCGAAGATACATTGACATAAACATGAGATGTATTTCCGCTCAAACAGGGTGCTCTGCTCTTAGCCAGATCGCTGATATTGTTGGAACACCGAACAAAATTCAAAGCATACCAGAAACTGTAATCAGCCAGTCCTGGATACCGAGCATCCATAAGCACTTCCTGCATTGATAATGATCTGTTAGGAAGACTGCAGCTTCCACTGGCTAAGTTAACATCAGCGACACGAATTGTGCGTTCGTCATAGGAAATTCTCTTCACGTAGTAAAACCCTCCATGGAAATTCAAGATAGTCTTATTGTTCTTGCAAGATAGTTGGAAATCAGGATCACCACAGCCAGCTGGATCTTCCTTCAGGCGGAAAGGGTAGCTGATGTCATGGATATCTCCGCATGAAGATGAACATATTTGTGGGTTTTTTCTTGCTTCAGTTGCGCTAATGAATAGAAAGATCAGCGAAGAGAGCAGGGCTgaaaaatttttcattctGCTTCTGAAATTTGCTAGTGGATAAGGATTGATGGGAAAGTAGGcagattctttcttttttttttggaaattaggAAAAGTAGGAGGAAGGTTTCCGGCCTCTTGAAGTTTATAGAACAAAAAAGTTGAGAGAAGTTTCAACTTTGGTCACCAAGACGCGTTTTCTGCACAAAGGGTTGTTCTCATGCTAATCAACACCCGTCGAAAGCAGGACCAGGGTGAAGTCATAGTATGTGGACTGTGGACAGTGGATGCTACGTGGGAATGTTCAACCAACAACCATCACATGTATTTCCAGGATTGACATTGACCCTGACTTTTGtagtttattaaaaatgatataattccatgatttaaatttcaaaattttagcaCGTAATATCCAATATCACATAATCGGTTTAATTGTTGactgatgatgacccaattCATCTCTATAGTTTGTATCCAGAGATCTTtatttgtaatattaattttgatatGAGATGTTGTTATTCACTAACACAGgacatatattatatatacttttttaaaaaaaattaagaatcattcatttcaaaaaagaaatctaTAAACAAAGACAGTAGATATGcgtatttataatatattttttttctttttatagatttttagTAACTTAGGACA containing:
- the LOC18609983 gene encoding uncharacterized protein LOC18609983; the protein is MKNFSALLSSLIFLFISATEARKNPQICSSSCGDIHDISYPFRLKEDPAGCGDPDFQLSCKNNKTILNFHGGFYYVKRISYDERTIRVADVNLASGSCSLPNRSLSMQEVLMDARYPGLADYSFWYALNFVRCSNNISDLAKSRAPCLSGNTSHVYVNVSSAFLYSYDVPKPCKVISTVPAFYENMVQNLSYETALKMQESGFDMRWSVECRDCRAKGRSCVNKFNTTNIFQCEEEYDYEAVVRLVYSLFAAVNLAGIIGAVIRFILLPPVIVALILHTYFSMRKKIDVREKSSQTDQSRGKVTRNIENHLEMPPKPVFFSAQDKCVIEPESDSPKEILIPESMERSS